In Flavobacterium luteolum, the DNA window TTAAAAAACATGATATTGGCGATACAGAAGGAATCGAACATTTATTAGAATCGCAAAATACAACGGTAATTACGCTTGGTTTAAAACTTATAAAAGAACTTAAACTAACACAGAAGCTTCCTTATGTGGCTCAGTTGGCAGAACATACTTCAAGCAATGTAATTAAATACAAGGCGCAGAATCTTTTGCAGACATTAACGCTATAATTGAACAAGAAATGACTTTTTTTAATTCTGAAATAATGTGGTTTTTGGAGATTTATATACTCCTTATTCTCGGTTACGCCATGCTTATTATGTCTTCTTATCTAATCTTGGCTTATCTTTCTACAAAAGAGCTAAGGAATTATCTTAAGAGAAATAGTTTTGTCGATTATGATGTTTTATTGACCAGCGAATTTGCTCCACAACTTTCACTAATTGCTCCGGCTTACAATGAAGGTCTTACGATTGAAGAGAATGTAAAATCGCTGCTTTCGCTGAATTACAATAATTATCAGGTTATTGTCGTCAATGATGGAAGCAAGGACAATTCGATGGAAATACTGATCAAAACATACGATCTTGTGTTAAACGATTTGGAATTTCATCCGAAAATTGAAACCAAAAAAATCAGAGGAATCTATACTTCAAGAAATGCGGCTTTCAAAAAACTGATTGTCGTTGATAAAGAAAATGGAGGTAAAGCAGATGCTTTAAACGTCGGACTTAATATTGCGCAAAATCCGTACGTGGTTTGTATTGATGTCGATTGTATCTTAGATAAAGACTCACTTTTAAAACTGGCAAAGCCATTTTTAGAATCGTACGGAAAACGTATTATTGCAACGGGAGGTGTAGTTAGAATTGCCAACCAATGTGTTATTAAAAACGGACGTTTGGTCGAAGTAAATGTTCCAGATGTAATGCTATCGAGAATTCAGGTTTTAGAATATCTTAGAGCTTTTCTATTAGGAAGAATGGCCTGGGGAAAACTAGATGGATTACTGCTTATTAGCGGTGCTTTTGGAGCTTTTGATAAAGAAATAGCCATACTTTCTGGCGGTTACAGTACCAAAACGGTGGGAGAAGATATGGAACTCATTGTAAGAATGCGCCGTTATATGATGGATAATAAACTGCCTTATTCAGTAAGTTATATTCCAGATCCGCTTTGTTGGACAGAAGCGCCAGAAGATTTCAAAATATTCAAAAAACAACGCTCTCGTTGGATGCGAGGAACTATAGAAACGTTAAGTTTTCATCGCGGAATGTTCTTAAATCCGAAATACAAACTACTCGGAATGTTAAGTGTGCCCTATTGGACTTTGTTTGAATTTCTGGCTCCTGCCATAGAATTTATTGGTTTGGTCATCACTGCAGTGTTTATAATATTTGGTATTTTAAATTGGCATTTTTTCTTTTTACTGCTGCTTTTTGTGTATACCTTTGCAGTGTTCTTTTCGGTGATTGCTTTATACAGCGAAGAAAAAACCTATCATAAATATCCAAAACAAGTTGATTTTTTTAAGTTGCTAATGGCCGCTTTTATAGAACCGTTTTACTTTCATCCGCTTACGGTTTATGCCGCTTTAATTGGATATAAAGAAAAAATTATGGGAACCAAAGGTTGGGGCGAAATGACCAGAAAAGGATTTACCAAGAAATAACGAAGATGACAAAGAAAATCTTAATAGTAGATGATCATTTGGTAGTGCGAAATGGAGTTGCCATGATTTTGGAGCGACAATTTGAAGATGTTGCCATTTCGAATGCCGAAAATTTCTTTGAAGCGATTACACTTTTAAAAAATCTTCCTTTTGACTTGGTAGTTTTAGATATTAATATTCCAGGTGGAAAAAATACCGATATGATAACCGACATTAGAGCCATTCAGCCCGATGTAAAAATATTGGTTTTCTCTGCTCACGAAGAAGAACAATACGCTTTAAAATACCTTTCTTCTGGCGCCAACGGTTATGTCGACAAATTGTGCAGCGAAGAAAAAATCATGTTTGCCATTACTTCAATTTTTGAATCTGGAACTTATATTTCGTCTGAATTAGTTAGCAAATTGGTCAATATTCAGACTAGCAAAAAGACATTAAATCCGTTGGAAGGTTTGTCTAAAAGAGAACTTCAAATAACAGATCTGTTGGTTCAGGGAAATGGCAATTTAGAAATTTCAAACAAACTCAATATTCACATGTCAACTGTGAGTACCTACAAAGCAAGGGTTTTTGAGAAATTAAAGGTCAATAATTTGGTAGAGCTTATCAACTTTTATAAAACGTTTAAGAGTTAGTTATACTCAACCATAATCTCGATCGTAGTTCCTTTATCTAGGTCGCTGATAATGTTAATATTTCCTTCAATAAGAATAAGAAGCTCAATAATCATGTGGAGTCCTAGATGATAATTTTTTGAAATCGGATTTTTATAAAAATTGTGATAATAATCAATAAGTTCTTTACTCATTCCTTTTCCATTATCGATTATTTTTAAGTTTAAAATGTTATTATGAGTAGTGCATAATAGCGCAATTCTTCCGTTTTTGGTATTTTTTATGGCATTATCAATTAAATTATGAATAATGATCGAAAGTGCTTTTTTGTTTGTTTTCACAAATAAAGCCTTAGGCACATTATTGATAATGATATTGTTTTCGGCTTCTGCAATCTTTTCAAAAATCTGAATACTTTCTTCGATAAGTTCATATAAAGAATAACATTCATCTTCTAATTTTTTTCCTTCAATAAAAATAGAAGAATATTTGATAAGATTTTCAACATACTCATACAGTTGGGAAGTTGATGTCTGTAAAGTGCCTAATTGCTGTTTGAGTTTTTGGTCTTCTTGTATGGTACTGTTTTCAAAAAGATGTTTTATAGAAGAAGACAAGAATTTTAGCGGACTTTTGATATCATGGCTCATACTTTTAACCAACATTTCATGCTGTTTAATTTCTTGTTTTAAGTTGTTTTCTGCTTTTTCTAGCTTTTTAACGGTAGAAGCTAATTTTTTTGTTTTTTTAGCAATTACTTCTTCCAGCTGTCTTCTTTTCATTCTTTGGTAATACAATCGTATATGCCAAAGTGAAATTACAAAACCAGCACTAAGGAAACAGCAAAGAACAGTAAACCAGATGGTCTGATAAAATTTTGCTGGCACAACAAGAATCACAGTTTTGTAAGCATAATTGGCATCAAAACCAGATAAACTCCTAAAGGTAAGCGTATAATTTCCAGGAGGCAGCGTTGTAAAAGAGATTGATTTATCGGCTTTCAATCGTTCCCAGCGATCACTGCCAATTTTGTCCATTTTTGCTTCGATGGTCAGGTTTTTAGGATTGCCGTAATAAGGATACGAAACCAGAAAACTGACCCTTTGAAAATTATTTTTTAAGATGATAGTATCTTTTGGTGAAAGTATTCTCTGGTCTAAAACTACCCGGTCAATAAAAAGATCTTTGGTAGGCAATAAAGGAGAAACTTTGTCGGGATTAAAAAACACGATACCATTCATGGATGGAAAAACAATATCATTATTTTTTAGAAAATTTCCGCATGGCTGACAACCGCCGTTAAACTCGTTAATCAAGAAACCATCCGATTTATTGTATTGATGGTAGTATATTACTGCATTTTTATTTTTAGAATATTGTATCAGTGCTTTCCTAGAAACCTGAAAAAGTCCTTTGTTGGTTGATATCCAGAAAAAGCCATTCTTATCCTCAATGATGCAGTGCGCACTATTAAGTGAGTATTCTTCGTCTGTTGGGAAAGAATGTAAAACATGATCGGAATAGAGATAAAAACCTTTTTCGTATGTGGTAAGCCAGATTTTCTGCTGGCTATCTATAAGAACACTTCTAATGTTTAATTTTTCAGTATTTTTT includes these proteins:
- a CDS encoding glycosyltransferase family 2 protein, which translates into the protein MTFFNSEIMWFLEIYILLILGYAMLIMSSYLILAYLSTKELRNYLKRNSFVDYDVLLTSEFAPQLSLIAPAYNEGLTIEENVKSLLSLNYNNYQVIVVNDGSKDNSMEILIKTYDLVLNDLEFHPKIETKKIRGIYTSRNAAFKKLIVVDKENGGKADALNVGLNIAQNPYVVCIDVDCILDKDSLLKLAKPFLESYGKRIIATGGVVRIANQCVIKNGRLVEVNVPDVMLSRIQVLEYLRAFLLGRMAWGKLDGLLLISGAFGAFDKEIAILSGGYSTKTVGEDMELIVRMRRYMMDNKLPYSVSYIPDPLCWTEAPEDFKIFKKQRSRWMRGTIETLSFHRGMFLNPKYKLLGMLSVPYWTLFEFLAPAIEFIGLVITAVFIIFGILNWHFFFLLLLFVYTFAVFFSVIALYSEEKTYHKYPKQVDFFKLLMAAFIEPFYFHPLTVYAALIGYKEKIMGTKGWGEMTRKGFTKK
- a CDS encoding response regulator, which translates into the protein MTKKILIVDDHLVVRNGVAMILERQFEDVAISNAENFFEAITLLKNLPFDLVVLDINIPGGKNTDMITDIRAIQPDVKILVFSAHEEEQYALKYLSSGANGYVDKLCSEEKIMFAITSIFESGTYISSELVSKLVNIQTSKKTLNPLEGLSKRELQITDLLVQGNGNLEISNKLNIHMSTVSTYKARVFEKLKVNNLVELINFYKTFKS
- a CDS encoding sensor histidine kinase, whose translation is MVCQQNYTARWYTADNNELQQNSIKAIVQGKHNFIWMTTENGIVRYDGNNFLAFNSSNTSLQHTRFTDIFGSIEKDSLTSYNESKQELAFIRNAKIHILKKNAPNSSLIRNGKRFFFHDGLPSNYTINKHEPYYIKLSTGNTFFIDNERIELCDSKMKSISKTPFKNDNVFNFFALNNSLFYLTENGNYHCFSQKGTSSGKLNISASINNRKLFWNITTGQIFLCLKNKIYQLKNQNGELTAQLIVEYKDFETSNIIAVYFDQKNKKLYLGSSTNGLCIISFPAFKSITKNTGRAEVYYAAQAFSDSTVITSEGLIISSKKVIDSISFPKSVFLEERLNIALDYERNIWISRGLNVLCYLKNSGYKKYLSYRFNQNPKTIFKDNSNTIWVSMGIDEFHKPKLYAIKNGTATLKVVFKKNINYILQQKDVLYLAGDQGLFQYNLKTKKIHFEKNTEKLNIRSVLIDSQQKIWLTTYEKGFYLYSDHVLHSFPTDEEYSLNSAHCIIEDKNGFFWISTNKGLFQVSRKALIQYSKNKNAVIYYHQYNKSDGFLINEFNGGCQPCGNFLKNNDIVFPSMNGIVFFNPDKVSPLLPTKDLFIDRVVLDQRILSPKDTIILKNNFQRVSFLVSYPYYGNPKNLTIEAKMDKIGSDRWERLKADKSISFTTLPPGNYTLTFRSLSGFDANYAYKTVILVVPAKFYQTIWFTVLCCFLSAGFVISLWHIRLYYQRMKRRQLEEVIAKKTKKLASTVKKLEKAENNLKQEIKQHEMLVKSMSHDIKSPLKFLSSSIKHLFENSTIQEDQKLKQQLGTLQTSTSQLYEYVENLIKYSSIFIEGKKLEDECYSLYELIEESIQIFEKIAEAENNIIINNVPKALFVKTNKKALSIIIHNLIDNAIKNTKNGRIALLCTTHNNILNLKIIDNGKGMSKELIDYYHNFYKNPISKNYHLGLHMIIELLILIEGNINIISDLDKGTTIEIMVEYN